The following are encoded together in the Novipirellula galeiformis genome:
- a CDS encoding cobalamin B12-binding domain-containing protein, translating into MTQQTIAKRILLAKVGLDGHDRGIKVVARGLRDAGFHVIYSGLWQSIESVAQAAEDEDVDWVGISVLNGAHMTLIPALLQAFRKRDLNHVGVIVGGIISHADQQELKRLGARACFGPGTSIESIVQFLK; encoded by the coding sequence ATGACACAACAAACCATTGCTAAACGAATCTTGTTGGCCAAAGTCGGACTTGATGGCCATGACCGTGGGATCAAGGTTGTCGCTCGCGGATTGCGAGACGCGGGGTTCCATGTGATTTACAGCGGCCTTTGGCAATCCATCGAGTCGGTCGCCCAGGCCGCCGAGGACGAGGATGTCGATTGGGTTGGAATCAGCGTGCTCAACGGCGCCCACATGACACTCATCCCCGCATTATTGCAGGCTTTTCGAAAACGCGATCTGAACCACGTCGGCGTGATCGTGGGCGGGATCATTTCACACGCCGATCAACAAGAGCTAAAACGACTCGGTGCGCGAGCCTGTTTCGGCCCCGGCACATCCATCGAGTCGATCGTCCAATTTCTGAAGTAG
- a CDS encoding metal ABC transporter permease produces MLTANWSWSLDGWIIAAGILAAVAAALLGNFLVLRRMSMLGDAISHAVLPGLAAAFFLSGTRNSLPMFLGAVIVGVMTALFTQWIRGVGKVDEGASMGVVFTSLFALGLVLIVQAADHVDLDPGCVLYGAIELTPLDKIVVAGFEVPRAVATLGTVAMLNALFVLVFYKELKLSSFDPALATTSGFNANLMHYSLMVLVAVTAVASFESVGNILVVAMFVVPPATAFMLTDRLPMMIGLSVVLAAFAAVIGHFGAVSVPAWFGYRSTTTAGMMAVATGVLLLLAVAFSPRHGVIVKWVRQRLLSLQILTDDVVALLYRREERDLPQSPSTTELAHDLLAGSWSLWFAIHRLRYRSEVIVQQGQVALTDVGRNHARQLVRSHRLWEQYLLSRASVNEERLHEKAEQFEHFTDRQMRTQLNDEMDAPIQDPHGSRIPSESEGEQ; encoded by the coding sequence ATGTTGACGGCGAATTGGAGTTGGAGTCTCGACGGTTGGATCATCGCCGCAGGTATTTTGGCGGCCGTTGCCGCTGCGTTGTTGGGTAACTTCCTCGTGCTGCGGCGCATGAGCATGCTTGGCGATGCGATCAGCCACGCGGTGTTGCCGGGCTTGGCTGCGGCTTTCTTTTTAAGTGGAACACGCAACAGTTTGCCGATGTTTTTGGGCGCCGTGATCGTGGGCGTGATGACGGCGCTGTTTACTCAGTGGATCCGTGGGGTCGGAAAAGTCGATGAGGGAGCGTCGATGGGGGTGGTGTTCACTTCGTTATTCGCGCTCGGCTTGGTGTTGATCGTTCAAGCGGCCGATCACGTCGACCTCGATCCAGGATGCGTGCTCTATGGGGCGATCGAGTTGACGCCGTTGGATAAAATCGTGGTGGCGGGTTTTGAGGTTCCTCGAGCGGTCGCAACGCTGGGGACCGTCGCGATGCTCAATGCGTTGTTTGTCCTCGTATTCTATAAGGAACTGAAACTCAGCTCGTTTGATCCGGCGTTGGCAACCACCAGCGGATTTAATGCCAACTTGATGCACTATTCGTTGATGGTGCTTGTGGCGGTGACCGCGGTGGCTAGCTTCGAAAGTGTCGGAAACATCTTAGTCGTGGCGATGTTTGTGGTTCCGCCTGCGACCGCGTTCATGTTGACCGACCGGTTGCCAATGATGATTGGTTTGAGTGTCGTGTTAGCCGCGTTTGCTGCGGTGATTGGACATTTTGGCGCGGTCTCGGTTCCCGCGTGGTTCGGATATCGCAGCACCACGACGGCCGGGATGATGGCGGTCGCGACGGGAGTGCTCTTGTTGCTGGCGGTCGCCTTTTCGCCACGCCATGGCGTGATCGTAAAATGGGTGCGTCAACGGTTGTTGTCGCTTCAAATCTTGACCGACGATGTGGTGGCGTTGCTGTACCGGCGCGAGGAACGTGATTTGCCTCAGTCTCCCTCCACCACCGAGTTGGCTCACGATCTCTTAGCCGGTTCATGGTCGCTGTGGTTTGCGATTCATCGCTTGCGGTATCGGAGCGAGGTCATCGTCCAACAGGGGCAAGTCGCATTGACCGACGTTGGTCGCAATCATGCCCGCCAACTCGTTCGTTCGCATCGATTATGGGAGCAATATCTGTTGTCCAGGGCGAGTGTGAATGAAGAGCGATTGCACGAGAAAGCCGAGCAATTTGAGCACTTTACCGATCGGCAAATGAGGACCCAGTTGAACGACGAAATGGATGCCCCCATCCAGGATCCTCACGGCAGCAGGATCCCGTCGGAGTCTGAGGGCGAACAATGA
- a CDS encoding acyl-CoA mutase large subunit family protein: MQSVNDEPIAEKLVRTTLSGASIKPLYTPADLPSFSPEAELGQPGQFPYTRGIHASMYRGRLWTMRQFAGFGRPRDTNARFRFLLDQGQTGLSTAFDLPTLMGLDSDDPRCCGEVGRLGVAVDTVDDMLALFDGIDLHQVSVSMTINAPAIVVMAFYLSAARQRGWDWKALRGTIQNDILKEFHAQNEFVFPPEPSVRLVVDLIEFCTPHVPLWNTVSISGYHIREAGSTAAQELAFTLADGHHYVRQCLARDLHVDAFAPRLSFFFNAHNDLFEEVAKYRAARALWAATMRDEFGAKTEAAWKLRFHAQTAGCALQAVQPEVNLVRVGYQALAAALGGCQSLHTNSMDETLALPSEHAVTLALRTQQVLAHETGVTNTVDPLGGSYFIESFTRQMKQDARAYFTEIADQGGMIAAVENGYFRRKISDAAFAYQLAIDAQEKLIVGVNAFQQANEEPISVMPFDESTEDDQLASLRTVKEQRSGDEVRRTLTQLKQTAETGNNVFAALLQASDARATVQECMDAMAEVYGRFRPAAAW; the protein is encoded by the coding sequence ATGCAATCGGTAAACGATGAACCCATCGCTGAGAAATTGGTAAGGACGACCCTTAGCGGGGCGTCTATCAAGCCCTTGTACACCCCCGCCGACTTGCCAAGTTTTTCCCCAGAGGCGGAGTTGGGACAACCAGGCCAGTTTCCCTACACACGGGGAATCCACGCATCGATGTATCGGGGACGATTGTGGACAATGCGGCAATTTGCCGGCTTTGGTCGACCACGCGACACGAACGCTCGCTTTCGTTTTTTGCTCGATCAGGGGCAAACCGGACTCAGCACGGCCTTCGACCTGCCGACGTTGATGGGGCTCGACAGCGATGATCCTCGCTGCTGTGGTGAAGTCGGGCGACTCGGCGTGGCGGTCGATACCGTCGATGACATGCTCGCGTTGTTCGACGGGATCGATTTGCACCAAGTGTCGGTATCGATGACGATCAATGCTCCCGCGATTGTCGTGATGGCGTTCTATTTGTCGGCTGCGCGCCAGCGGGGATGGGATTGGAAAGCACTGCGTGGCACGATTCAAAATGACATTCTGAAGGAATTCCACGCACAAAACGAATTCGTGTTCCCCCCCGAGCCTTCGGTCCGTTTGGTTGTTGATCTCATTGAGTTTTGTACGCCGCATGTTCCGTTATGGAACACGGTCTCCATCAGCGGCTATCACATTCGCGAGGCCGGTTCCACCGCGGCACAAGAATTAGCCTTCACCTTGGCCGACGGACATCACTATGTTCGCCAGTGCCTCGCTCGCGACCTGCACGTGGACGCGTTCGCGCCACGATTGAGTTTCTTTTTCAACGCCCACAACGATCTGTTCGAAGAGGTGGCCAAGTACCGAGCCGCCCGCGCGTTGTGGGCGGCGACGATGAGAGATGAGTTTGGCGCGAAGACCGAAGCTGCATGGAAACTTCGATTTCATGCTCAAACAGCAGGTTGCGCGCTGCAAGCGGTGCAGCCAGAGGTGAATTTGGTGCGTGTTGGATACCAAGCACTCGCAGCGGCGTTGGGCGGATGCCAATCGCTGCACACCAACTCGATGGACGAAACGTTAGCGTTACCGAGTGAACATGCGGTAACGCTCGCCTTGCGCACGCAACAGGTATTGGCCCATGAAACCGGAGTCACCAACACCGTTGACCCATTGGGCGGCAGTTACTTCATTGAGAGTTTTACGCGTCAAATGAAGCAGGACGCACGTGCATACTTTACTGAGATCGCCGACCAAGGGGGCATGATCGCTGCGGTCGAAAACGGCTATTTTCGACGCAAGATTTCTGACGCAGCGTTCGCGTATCAATTAGCGATCGACGCACAAGAGAAATTGATTGTCGGCGTCAACGCGTTCCAGCAAGCCAACGAGGAACCGATCTCGGTGATGCCCTTCGACGAGTCCACCGAGGACGATCAACTTGCATCACTACGCACCGTCAAAGAGCAACGCAGCGGTGACGAGGTTCGCCGCACGCTGACGCAGCTAAAGCAGACAGCAGAAACGGGAAACAATGTGTTTGCGGCATTGTTACAAGCTTCCGATGCCCGAGCGACGGTGCAAGAGTGCATGGATGCGATGGCTGAAGTGTACGGACGCTTTCGACCTGCTGCGGCTTGGTAG
- a CDS encoding metal ABC transporter ATP-binding protein: MNSIPLSIDDLTVAYHRKPVIWDVGFDLPPGSLVGVVGPNGAGKSTLLKAVMDLIPRASGRVKVFGQPYAKMRGRVGYVPQRETVDWDFPVDALDVVTMGLYREIGWCLPARKKHREAAMEALDRVGIADLAKRQISQLSGGQQQRTFLARALVQDADLYLMDEPFAAVDAATELAIVDVLREMQTRGKTAVVIHHDLQTVAEFFDYVVLLNMRVVAHGPVDQVFTPENLQKTYGGRLTLLDEVSEAMRQRERSL, encoded by the coding sequence GTGAATTCCATTCCCTTGTCAATTGATGATTTGACGGTCGCGTACCACCGTAAACCGGTGATTTGGGATGTCGGCTTTGATCTGCCCCCAGGTTCACTCGTGGGGGTGGTTGGTCCCAATGGAGCCGGGAAGAGCACGCTGCTCAAAGCAGTGATGGATTTGATCCCGCGAGCTTCGGGACGGGTCAAGGTGTTTGGCCAGCCGTACGCTAAAATGCGGGGGCGAGTGGGCTATGTGCCGCAGCGAGAAACGGTCGATTGGGACTTCCCGGTGGATGCCTTGGACGTGGTCACGATGGGGTTGTATCGTGAAATCGGCTGGTGCTTGCCGGCACGTAAAAAGCATCGCGAGGCGGCGATGGAAGCGCTTGACCGCGTTGGGATCGCCGATCTCGCCAAACGCCAAATCAGTCAACTCTCGGGCGGGCAACAGCAACGCACCTTTTTGGCCCGGGCGCTGGTCCAGGATGCCGACTTGTATTTGATGGATGAACCGTTTGCGGCCGTCGATGCGGCCACCGAGTTGGCGATCGTCGACGTGTTACGAGAGATGCAGACGCGTGGTAAAACGGCCGTTGTGATCCATCATGATTTACAAACGGTTGCAGAATTCTTTGACTATGTCGTGCTGCTCAATATGCGTGTCGTCGCTCACGGCCCGGTGGACCAAGTTTTCACTCCGGAGAATCTGCAAAAGACCTACGGCGGTCGGTTGACGCTGTTGGACGAGGTTTCCGAGGCGATGCGTCAGCGAGAACGCTCGTTATGA
- the prpB gene encoding methylisocitrate lyase, whose product MASPIWAAKPLFRELAMSASQPSTAGQRFRWAVDRELPLQVPGAVNAMCALLAQRAGFRALYLSGSGVASASHGLPDLGVTTLADVLDDARRITSVTDLPLLVDADTGWGSALMIERTVRELIRGGVAGMHLEDQVDAKRCGHRPGKQLVSVPEMNDRLKAALDARSDSSFVIMARTDAASVEGIDAAIERATQYVETGVDMIFAEALTSLDEYRQFTAAVEIPVLANITEFGRTPLFSVDELRDAGIRLVLYPLTAYRAMNAVAARVYETLRGAGTQIDLIDSMQTREELYEVLDYYAKELSEGKSNRK is encoded by the coding sequence ATGGCAAGTCCCATCTGGGCTGCTAAGCCACTCTTCCGCGAGCTAGCTATGTCCGCGTCGCAACCCTCAACTGCAGGGCAACGTTTCCGTTGGGCGGTTGACCGTGAGCTTCCGCTGCAAGTCCCTGGCGCGGTAAACGCCATGTGTGCTCTGTTGGCCCAACGAGCAGGATTTCGGGCGCTCTATTTGTCTGGATCGGGAGTGGCAAGCGCTTCGCACGGGCTACCCGACTTGGGAGTGACGACACTCGCGGATGTCCTTGATGATGCTCGGCGGATCACGTCGGTGACCGACTTGCCGCTCTTGGTCGATGCCGACACCGGTTGGGGAAGTGCGTTAATGATCGAGCGAACCGTGCGCGAGCTTATCCGCGGCGGTGTGGCGGGGATGCATCTGGAGGACCAGGTCGACGCCAAGCGATGCGGCCATCGTCCGGGCAAACAACTCGTTTCGGTACCCGAGATGAACGATCGCTTGAAGGCGGCGTTGGATGCGCGAAGCGATTCGAGTTTCGTGATCATGGCGCGGACCGACGCGGCGTCGGTCGAGGGGATCGATGCGGCAATCGAACGTGCGACGCAGTATGTCGAGACCGGGGTGGACATGATTTTTGCCGAAGCGCTGACGTCGCTCGATGAATACCGGCAATTTACTGCGGCGGTGGAAATTCCGGTGTTGGCGAACATCACCGAGTTCGGGCGAACGCCCTTGTTTTCAGTGGACGAACTGCGCGATGCGGGTATACGATTGGTGTTGTACCCGTTGACCGCCTATCGGGCGATGAATGCCGTGGCCGCACGCGTCTACGAAACACTGCGTGGTGCAGGGACCCAAATTGATTTGATCGATTCGATGCAAACACGAGAGGAGCTCTACGAAGTACTCGATTACTACGCGAAAGAACTGTCCGAAGGCAAATCAAACCGGAAATAG
- a CDS encoding metal ABC transporter solute-binding protein, Zn/Mn family gives MDKSFVLLVGLLVLAGCGPSTSNSDNASTNGDPAAKLYRGEYPIRAIATVGMVADIVRTVGGSYIEVTQIMGAGVDPHLYKATRDDVQMMMDSDVVFYSGLMLEGKMTDVLVKIARGKPVVAVTESIDETYLLEPEDFAGHPDPHVWMDVLAWSKCVDAVAKALADFDPSHAAAYDANAAAYTKLLGELHAYGKQSIGSIARDRRVLITSHDAFNYFGRAYEMDVQGVQGLSTESEAGLQRINELVGMISERGIRSVFVETSVPRKNIEALVEGVRERGKEVSIGGELYSDAMGPDGEYEGTYVGMIDHNLTLVTRALGGDAPEHGFQGKLSHAAGPTR, from the coding sequence GTGGATAAGTCATTTGTGTTGTTAGTGGGGTTATTGGTCTTAGCAGGCTGTGGCCCCTCGACGTCCAACTCGGACAATGCCTCCACTAACGGCGATCCTGCAGCGAAACTCTATCGCGGCGAGTACCCGATCCGGGCGATTGCGACGGTGGGGATGGTGGCAGACATCGTTCGCACCGTTGGGGGCTCGTATATAGAGGTGACTCAGATCATGGGCGCCGGAGTCGATCCGCACCTGTACAAAGCGACGCGTGACGATGTCCAAATGATGATGGATAGTGACGTGGTTTTTTACAGCGGCTTGATGCTGGAAGGTAAAATGACCGACGTCTTGGTCAAGATCGCACGCGGCAAACCCGTGGTGGCGGTGACTGAGTCCATCGACGAAACCTACCTGCTCGAGCCCGAGGATTTCGCGGGGCATCCCGACCCCCATGTTTGGATGGACGTGTTGGCGTGGTCAAAATGCGTTGACGCGGTAGCCAAGGCGTTGGCTGATTTTGATCCGTCGCATGCCGCTGCTTATGACGCTAACGCAGCGGCGTATACAAAATTGCTTGGCGAGCTGCACGCGTATGGCAAGCAATCGATCGGCTCGATTGCCCGCGATCGCCGCGTCTTGATCACATCTCATGATGCCTTCAATTACTTCGGTCGCGCTTACGAGATGGATGTCCAAGGTGTGCAGGGGCTCTCGACTGAGTCGGAGGCGGGGTTGCAGCGCATCAATGAACTGGTGGGGATGATTAGTGAGCGTGGGATCCGCTCGGTGTTTGTTGAGACGAGCGTTCCACGCAAGAACATCGAGGCGTTGGTCGAAGGCGTTCGCGAGCGTGGCAAAGAAGTGAGCATCGGTGGTGAACTTTATTCCGATGCAATGGGGCCGGACGGAGAGTATGAAGGCACCTATGTCGGAATGATCGACCACAATCTCACCCTAGTCACGCGCGCGCTCGGCGGCGATGCACCCGAACACGGTTTCCAAGGCAAACTATCGCACGCAGCGGGGCCCACTCGATAA
- a CDS encoding metal ABC transporter permease, translating into MNAVAILSVGVLAAGNFPFAQVVAAQSITDRRLQWPSWEQWTELLLLQQYNTRVVILGVALLGCAAGMVGSFTLLRKRALMGDALSHATLPGIVLAFLIATWVGADGKSLPILLSGATITGLLGLAVILLLRHATRLKEDTALGAVLSVFFGGGMALLGVSQQMQQGHVAGLESFIYGKTASMGLQDVRLIGFVAAGCIGACLLLFKEFKLLCFDEGFAGARGFPTIRLDIALMGLVVTVCIVGLQAVGLILVIALLIIPAAAARFWTEKLWAMFLISGLIGAISGMLGGGVSALFSRLPSGAMIVLVCTAFFLLSMLLGTSRGVLVRSLRRRRLNRAIDRQHLLRAAFELSEAESAQKPDIKFAELLDQRSWSPRRLRRAIRRARRSGMLLQIGERIGLTKAGFAEAARLTRQHRLWELFLITYADVAPSRVDRQADAIEHVLEPELVRELEAMLDRQDTLVPPSPHPLTEVS; encoded by the coding sequence ATGAACGCCGTTGCCATCCTATCGGTGGGCGTGCTTGCCGCAGGTAACTTTCCCTTCGCCCAAGTGGTAGCGGCCCAATCGATCACCGATCGACGACTGCAATGGCCCTCCTGGGAACAATGGACCGAGTTGCTGTTGCTACAGCAATACAACACGCGAGTGGTGATTTTAGGGGTCGCATTGCTGGGGTGTGCCGCGGGCATGGTGGGCAGTTTTACGCTATTGCGAAAACGGGCCTTGATGGGGGACGCGCTTTCGCACGCCACGTTGCCTGGAATTGTCTTGGCATTTCTGATCGCGACCTGGGTCGGGGCGGACGGGAAATCCTTGCCGATTCTGCTCTCCGGAGCGACGATCACCGGATTGCTCGGGTTGGCCGTAATATTGCTGCTTCGTCATGCAACTCGGCTCAAAGAGGATACCGCGCTCGGAGCGGTGCTGAGCGTCTTCTTTGGCGGCGGAATGGCATTGTTGGGCGTGAGCCAGCAAATGCAACAAGGCCATGTGGCGGGGCTCGAATCGTTCATCTATGGCAAGACCGCTTCGATGGGACTGCAGGACGTTCGGTTGATCGGATTCGTCGCAGCCGGATGTATCGGGGCCTGCTTGCTGTTGTTCAAAGAGTTCAAACTGCTCTGTTTTGATGAAGGATTTGCTGGGGCGCGTGGGTTTCCGACCATCCGTTTAGACATCGCATTGATGGGATTGGTGGTCACGGTCTGTATTGTCGGACTGCAGGCGGTTGGACTCATATTGGTGATCGCGTTATTGATCATTCCTGCAGCGGCGGCCCGTTTCTGGACCGAAAAATTGTGGGCGATGTTTTTGATTTCCGGGCTGATTGGCGCGATCAGTGGGATGTTGGGTGGCGGTGTCAGTGCCTTGTTTTCGCGGCTGCCGTCCGGCGCGATGATCGTGTTGGTATGCACCGCGTTCTTTCTCTTAAGTATGCTGCTGGGCACATCGCGCGGAGTGTTGGTTCGTTCGTTGCGGCGAAGACGGCTCAACCGCGCCATCGACCGTCAACATCTGCTGCGAGCCGCGTTCGAATTGAGCGAGGCGGAATCCGCCCAGAAGCCTGACATCAAATTTGCGGAGCTGTTGGACCAACGCAGCTGGTCACCTCGACGGTTGAGACGAGCGATCCGTCGGGCGCGGCGATCGGGCATGCTACTTCAAATCGGCGAACGAATCGGCTTGACCAAAGCAGGGTTCGCCGAGGCGGCGAGGTTGACGCGTCAGCACCGTTTATGGGAGCTGTTTTTGATTACTTATGCCGACGTTGCTCCCAGCCGAGTGGACCGACAAGCCGATGCAATTGAACATGTGTTGGAACCCGAGCTGGTTCGTGAACTCGAGGCCATGTTAGACCGACAAGACACCTTAGTTCCGCCAAGTCCGCATCCGTTGACGGAGGTGTCGTAG
- the prpC gene encoding bifunctional 2-methylcitrate synthase/citrate synthase, whose translation MIQTQSSGMAGVVAGHTAISTVGKKGFGLTYRGYAIEDLAEHASFEEVVWLLLNGELPSYEQLVAFREDLRSQRALPDALKTILEQLPATSHPMDVLRTGCSVLGCLEPESSFDEQHAIALRMLGTFPSMLCYWHHFHHGGHQIEVETDDLDLAGHFLHLLHDTSPSEHLARALDVSLILYAEHEFNASTFAARITASTMSDLYSAVTTGIGTLRGPLHGGANEASMELIETYVDPEAAEEGVLAKLNGKEKIMGFGHRVYKSADPRSEIIKRWSQSLCEETALTQLYAIAERIEGVMRREKGLFPNLDFYSATVFHCLGIPTSMFTPLFVFARTAGWCAHAFEQRAENRLIRPAAEYSGHGPRSFVPIEERP comes from the coding sequence ATGATTCAAACACAGTCATCAGGCATGGCGGGCGTCGTCGCCGGTCACACCGCAATCAGCACGGTCGGCAAGAAAGGATTCGGATTAACCTATCGCGGTTACGCGATCGAGGACCTAGCCGAGCACGCGTCGTTCGAAGAGGTGGTTTGGTTGTTGCTGAACGGCGAATTGCCGAGCTACGAACAACTCGTCGCGTTCCGAGAAGACTTAAGAAGCCAACGGGCGCTTCCCGACGCGTTGAAGACAATTCTCGAGCAATTACCCGCAACGTCGCATCCCATGGATGTGCTACGGACGGGGTGTTCGGTACTCGGTTGTCTTGAGCCCGAGAGTTCATTCGACGAGCAACACGCAATTGCGTTACGAATGTTGGGCACGTTTCCGTCGATGCTTTGCTATTGGCATCACTTTCATCATGGTGGCCATCAAATCGAGGTCGAGACCGACGATTTGGACTTGGCGGGACACTTCTTACATTTGTTGCATGACACGTCCCCCTCGGAACATCTCGCTCGAGCGCTTGATGTATCACTGATTTTGTACGCCGAACACGAATTCAACGCGTCAACGTTCGCTGCCCGAATCACGGCGTCGACGATGTCGGACCTGTACTCGGCGGTCACCACCGGGATCGGAACGTTGCGCGGTCCATTGCATGGTGGCGCCAATGAAGCGTCCATGGAGTTGATCGAAACTTATGTCGACCCCGAAGCCGCTGAGGAAGGTGTGCTGGCAAAACTGAATGGGAAAGAGAAGATCATGGGCTTCGGACATCGAGTCTACAAATCGGCTGACCCTCGATCTGAGATCATCAAACGCTGGTCACAGTCGCTTTGCGAAGAGACCGCGCTGACACAACTGTACGCGATTGCCGAACGTATCGAAGGGGTGATGCGCCGCGAGAAAGGGTTGTTCCCGAATCTTGATTTTTATAGCGCCACGGTTTTCCATTGCCTGGGCATTCCGACATCAATGTTCACGCCGCTGTTTGTTTTTGCCCGGACGGCGGGATGGTGTGCACACGCCTTTGAACAACGTGCGGAGAATCGCTTGATCCGTCCGGCGGCCGAGTACAGCGGTCACGGGCCAAGGTCATTCGTGCCAATCGAGGAACGGCCGTAA